The genomic DNA GCTGCTGCGAGGTGTGAACGCTTCGCGGGCCGACACTGATCCGTCGCGGGTACTTATCGTACATTTCCATCGGCCTGTCAAATGCAAACCGATTGACTTTGCTCGCGTGGGACGCCGAGAATGTGCGCCATGACCATCGCGCCCGCCGAGTACGACTTCCGCGCGGCGCGCCGCCGGCTCGAGGCCAAGCCCAAGTCGGCGGGTGAGAAGCTCGTGAGCCTCGCCGAGGCGGCCGCGCGGGTTCCCGACGGCGCCACCCTGGCCATCGGCGGCATCCTCTACAGCCGCACGCCGCTCGCCCTCCTCCGCGAGATCCTGCGCCGGCGGCCGAAGGACCTCACGCTCGCGCGCAACCTCATGTGCTACGAGGGCGAGTGGTACATGGTGGCGGGAGCGGCCAAGAAGCTCGTGACAGCGTGGATGGGGATCGGGCTTCCCTGGGGCCTCTCGCGCATCATGCGCGAGTACGTGGAGTCCGGCCGCGTGCCCATCGAGGAGTGGAGCCATCTCGGGCTGGGGCTCCGCTTCCGCGCCGCCGCCATGGGGCTGCCCTTCCTCCCGACGATGACGATGCTGGCCTCCGATCTCATGGGGGTGGGCGGCTCGAAGACCATCGCCTGCCCCTACACGGGCGAGACGCTCCACGCGGTGCCCGCCCTCTTCCCCGACGTGGGTCTGCTCCACGTGCAGCGCGCCGACCGCTTCGGCAACTGCCAGATCGACGGCTACCCGCACATGGACGCCGACATCGCCTTCGCCGCGCAGACGGTGCTGGTGACGGCCGAGGAGATCGTGCCCGAGGAGGAGATCCGCCGGCGTCCCGACCGCACCATGATCCCCGGCTTCGTGGTGGACGCGCTCGTGCACGTACCGTGGGGCTCCTATCCGCACGAGTGCTACGGGCGCTACGACTCCGAGCCCGGCCACTTCGGCGAGTACGTGGCGGGCATCCAGGCCGAGGGCGCCGAGGGGGTCGCGCGCTACCTCGAGCGCTACGTCTACGCGCCGCCCACGCATGCCGACTACCTCGCGCTCTTCCCCGAAGGCATGCGCGAGGCGGCAGCCGAGCGCGGCAAGGAGCTTTCCTCGTGACCACGGGGTTCGAGGGCGTCACTGCGAACGAGCTCCTGGCGGTGATGGGCGCGCGCGAGCTGCAGGATAACCAAACCGTGTTCACGGGGGTCGGCGCCCCCATGATGGCCTCCGTCCTCGCGCAGCGGCTGCACGCGCCGCGCCTCACCATGGTGATCGAGGGCGGCATCATCGGCCCGATGTGGCGGCCCGGCTGGCTGCCCATCTCCACCAACGAGATGCGCGCGGCCTATCACGCGCAGATGCTGCCCGGCATCACGGACGCCTTCCTCCTCGCCCAGCGCGGGTTCCTCGACGTCGGCTTCATCGGCGGGGCACAGATCGACCAGTGGGGCAACCTCAACACGACCGCCATCGGCGGCTACGACCGGCCCAAGGTGCGGCTGCCGGGCTCCGGCGGGGCCAACGACATCATCTCCCTGTGCCGGGCGGTGATCATCCTCACCGTGCACGAGAAGCGCCGCTTCGTCCCCAAGGTGGACTTCATCACGAGCCCCGGCCACGTCGCGGGCGGCGATTCGCGGGCGCGGAGCGGCCTCCTCTTCGGCGGGGTGC from Candidatus Methylomirabilota bacterium includes the following:
- a CDS encoding CoA-transferase, which encodes MTIAPAEYDFRAARRRLEAKPKSAGEKLVSLAEAAARVPDGATLAIGGILYSRTPLALLREILRRRPKDLTLARNLMCYEGEWYMVAGAAKKLVTAWMGIGLPWGLSRIMREYVESGRVPIEEWSHLGLGLRFRAAAMGLPFLPTMTMLASDLMGVGGSKTIACPYTGETLHAVPALFPDVGLLHVQRADRFGNCQIDGYPHMDADIAFAAQTVLVTAEEIVPEEEIRRRPDRTMIPGFVVDALVHVPWGSYPHECYGRYDSEPGHFGEYVAGIQAEGAEGVARYLERYVYAPPTHADYLALFPEGMREAAAERGKELSS
- a CDS encoding CoA-transferase; protein product: MGARELQDNQTVFTGVGAPMMASVLAQRLHAPRLTMVIEGGIIGPMWRPGWLPISTNEMRAAYHAQMLPGITDAFLLAQRGFLDVGFIGGAQIDQWGNLNTTAIGGYDRPKVRLPGSGGANDIISLCRAVIILTVHEKRRFVPKVDFITSPGHVAGGDSRARSGLLFGGVRRVVTTLGLFDFEPESRRMRLEAVHPGVTVEQVRDHTPFDLLVADTVKTTSAPTPNELGILRSLDPERQFIG